One window of the Rubinisphaera margarita genome contains the following:
- a CDS encoding Hsp20/alpha crystallin family protein, which yields MLGSFALPKQSRLPDVCQRLQDELQSSLIEFRNGLMASQGALSMNVYKKDNEFLIRLELPGVTAEDIEVDVVGEQVRIAVERKQPEQSEGSSLKQERPFGRLQREMQFASPIDTSKTEASFEKGILELKLVIAEELAPKRVPVQGR from the coding sequence ATGTTGGGTTCATTTGCTTTGCCAAAACAGTCGCGACTCCCGGACGTTTGCCAACGTCTGCAGGATGAGCTTCAGAGTTCGCTGATCGAGTTTCGCAACGGCCTGATGGCTTCGCAGGGCGCGCTCAGTATGAACGTCTATAAAAAGGATAACGAGTTCCTGATCCGCCTCGAACTGCCAGGCGTGACCGCAGAAGACATCGAAGTCGATGTGGTCGGCGAACAGGTTCGGATTGCGGTCGAACGGAAGCAGCCCGAACAGTCTGAAGGTTCAAGCCTGAAGCAGGAACGGCCATTCGGTCGCCTGCAGCGGGAAATGCAGTTCGCTTCGCCGATCGATACTTCGAAAACGGAAGCGAGCTTTGAAAAGGGAATTCTTGAACTGAAACTTGTGATCGCTGAAGAACTTGCCCCGAAGCGGGTTCCGGTTCAAGGCCGGTAA
- the kdsA gene encoding 3-deoxy-8-phosphooctulonate synthase gives MPENSVEVGSFRCGHGEPLLFILGPCVIESREMILDVAGQIRDIADELGVNVIFKSSFDKANRTSIESFRGPGLEKGLEILQAVTDKYELQTTTDIHLPEQAAPAAKVCRILQIPAFLARQTDLLVAASESTLANDGVINVKKPQFIAPADIQHVVNKCREAGQSKVLLTERGTTFGYGHLVNDMQAIPLMQDTGCPVVFDATHSVQRPGGKTTGGNRKMIPPLARAAVAAGADAVFMETHPNPDSAPSDGPNMLPLKDLREIIQQLAQIRVLVNEWSKSA, from the coding sequence ATGCCTGAGAATAGCGTTGAAGTCGGATCCTTTCGGTGCGGACATGGCGAGCCGCTGTTGTTCATCCTGGGTCCGTGTGTGATCGAATCGCGGGAAATGATTCTCGATGTCGCCGGTCAGATCCGCGACATCGCCGATGAGCTTGGCGTGAATGTGATTTTCAAGTCGAGTTTCGACAAGGCGAATCGGACCAGTATCGAGAGCTTTCGTGGACCTGGTCTCGAAAAGGGACTGGAGATTCTGCAGGCGGTCACGGACAAGTACGAACTGCAGACCACGACCGATATTCATCTGCCCGAACAGGCCGCCCCGGCGGCGAAGGTCTGTCGGATTCTGCAGATTCCGGCGTTTCTGGCCCGCCAGACCGACCTGCTGGTCGCCGCGTCGGAATCGACGCTCGCCAATGATGGCGTGATCAACGTCAAGAAGCCGCAGTTCATTGCTCCGGCCGATATTCAACACGTTGTCAACAAGTGCAGAGAAGCCGGGCAGTCGAAGGTTCTGCTGACGGAACGTGGCACGACGTTCGGGTACGGGCATCTGGTCAACGATATGCAGGCCATTCCGTTGATGCAGGACACCGGCTGTCCCGTGGTGTTTGATGCGACTCACAGTGTCCAGCGACCGGGCGGCAAAACGACCGGTGGCAACCGGAAAATGATCCCGCCTCTGGCGCGTGCGGCGGTCGCCGCAGGAGCAGACGCGGTGTTCATGGAGACACATCCGAATCCCGATTCGGCTCCCAGCGATGGACCAAACATGCTGCCTCTCAAGGATTTGAGAGAGATTATCCAACAGTTGGCGCAAATTCGCGTACTTGTCAACGAGTGGTCGAAGTCCGCCTGA
- a CDS encoding ArnT family glycosyltransferase: MSPDPSQSPERQKPHPGPRSDVLRTPRRLMIAAGVTLLGLLLLILPIEWQHYHRTFNSPQPLTAWMANFSGETSLFFLWLILLPLVWRMKRVPEFELPPRGVLAWANAGTFFTRTVRERELAARAPHKGRWVLPAAMGLLGFLNTLAVGSRFGDLPPAFHDEYSYLFQAETFLQGRMTNPRFEPAPELFDQIHVLNLQPGHFVSRYFPGTGLWLTPFLAFGIPYFGYAVAQGIITGLVAALARDLAGNGACLIAGLLTAAMPGMMLFSNLLLAHHPGLIGLALFLWAFHRNIIQPQWSYAMAAGIGLACAMWCRPMTAFGIGLPYGIWFLAGQFRQRSGKHRLIQISAMGGPLLVGLLMLLPYNAATTGDPFLTPYQQYTQNYTPRHVYGFDNRVRGEAWIAEQAADGVELPVVENYDQWATNLTFSGALQNELNRIVSTGQWTLGIVPTLAALLFFLGIGHRDRPEWWLVPAAIFSLHLVHLPYWFDGIMHWHYVFEAAPLLALMFARDTQIVIRNSWKWHRPWLSAWWLGLPALGLLISYTTFEPFWQSTLSAGISEIRYAREKHDTFNQLIATIPETPAVVFIIPDPNDLHIDYVINGPTLDEPVLRAHRLADRFESPQLRELFPARRLYQFDVRTSELRELITAEAVEP; the protein is encoded by the coding sequence GTGTCGCCAGATCCGTCCCAGTCGCCGGAACGCCAAAAGCCCCATCCGGGTCCGCGTTCCGACGTCCTGCGAACTCCGCGGCGATTGATGATTGCGGCCGGAGTCACGCTCTTAGGGCTCCTGCTTCTGATACTTCCCATTGAGTGGCAGCATTATCACCGGACGTTCAACAGCCCGCAGCCGTTGACGGCCTGGATGGCCAACTTCAGTGGGGAGACGTCGCTCTTCTTCCTCTGGCTCATTTTGCTTCCGCTCGTCTGGCGAATGAAGCGGGTTCCGGAGTTCGAGTTGCCTCCCCGGGGAGTTCTCGCCTGGGCGAACGCCGGGACGTTTTTCACCAGAACAGTTCGGGAGCGGGAACTGGCTGCTCGCGCACCCCACAAAGGTCGCTGGGTTCTGCCGGCTGCGATGGGCTTGCTCGGTTTCCTCAACACGCTGGCTGTTGGCTCCCGCTTTGGTGATCTGCCGCCTGCCTTCCACGATGAATACAGCTATCTGTTTCAGGCGGAAACCTTTCTGCAGGGCCGGATGACCAATCCCCGCTTTGAACCGGCTCCCGAACTGTTCGATCAGATTCACGTCCTGAATCTGCAACCCGGCCATTTTGTCAGCCGCTATTTCCCGGGGACGGGACTCTGGTTGACGCCGTTTCTGGCGTTCGGAATTCCCTATTTCGGCTATGCGGTCGCTCAGGGAATCATCACCGGTCTCGTCGCGGCCCTGGCTCGTGATCTCGCTGGAAACGGTGCCTGCCTGATTGCAGGACTTCTGACCGCAGCGATGCCGGGCATGATGCTCTTCAGCAATTTGCTTCTGGCCCATCACCCCGGCCTCATTGGCCTTGCCCTGTTCCTCTGGGCCTTTCACCGGAACATCATCCAACCGCAGTGGAGCTATGCCATGGCTGCGGGAATCGGGCTGGCCTGCGCCATGTGGTGTCGACCAATGACCGCCTTCGGAATTGGGTTGCCGTATGGGATCTGGTTTCTCGCCGGGCAGTTTCGTCAGCGGTCGGGGAAGCATCGACTGATCCAGATTTCCGCGATGGGCGGTCCGCTTCTCGTCGGACTGTTGATGCTACTGCCCTACAACGCGGCGACAACCGGCGATCCGTTTCTCACGCCCTATCAGCAGTACACGCAGAACTACACGCCGCGGCACGTCTATGGCTTCGACAATCGCGTCCGCGGGGAAGCATGGATCGCCGAACAGGCTGCGGACGGCGTCGAGTTGCCGGTGGTCGAGAACTACGACCAGTGGGCGACGAACCTCACGTTTTCCGGCGCCCTTCAGAACGAATTGAACCGGATAGTCTCGACGGGTCAGTGGACGCTGGGCATTGTGCCGACGCTGGCTGCCCTGCTTTTCTTCCTCGGGATCGGTCATCGCGATCGTCCCGAATGGTGGCTCGTGCCCGCAGCGATCTTCTCACTGCATCTTGTGCACCTGCCATACTGGTTCGACGGCATTATGCACTGGCACTATGTCTTCGAGGCAGCCCCGCTGCTGGCGTTGATGTTCGCGCGAGATACACAAATCGTGATTCGCAACAGCTGGAAGTGGCATCGCCCCTGGCTGTCGGCCTGGTGGCTCGGACTGCCGGCTCTCGGACTGCTGATCAGCTATACGACGTTCGAGCCATTCTGGCAGTCGACGCTGTCCGCTGGCATCAGCGAAATCCGCTACGCCCGGGAAAAGCACGACACTTTCAATCAGCTGATCGCCACAATTCCGGAAACTCCAGCCGTGGTCTTCATTATTCCGGATCCGAACGATCTGCACATCGACTACGTCATCAATGGACCGACGCTGGATGAGCCAGTGCTTCGCGCACACCGGCTCGCGGATCGTTTTGAGAGCCCGCAGCTACGGGAACTTTTCCCGGCGCGCAGGCTCTATCAATTCGACGTTCGTACAAGCGAACTCCGCGAGCTCATCACGGCAGAAGCCGTTGAGCCATGA
- a CDS encoding Hsp20/alpha crystallin family protein translates to MSELQKVNDPQETSSDVQHIPESTHQVMTRPRTDIRETDQAYLLQADMPGIDESTAEVTVEKKVLTIRGTTQPYTPEGFENVYRESDQRFYERVFRLPEEVDPTALEATVKNGVLTVTLPKRQEAQPVRVRINAG, encoded by the coding sequence ATGTCAGAACTTCAAAAGGTGAATGATCCTCAGGAAACCAGCAGCGATGTCCAGCACATTCCGGAGTCGACACACCAGGTCATGACGCGGCCTCGGACGGATATCCGCGAAACGGATCAGGCTTATCTTCTGCAGGCGGACATGCCGGGTATTGATGAAAGTACCGCAGAAGTCACCGTGGAGAAGAAAGTTCTTACGATCCGGGGCACGACCCAGCCGTATACTCCGGAAGGATTTGAGAACGTGTATCGGGAATCGGATCAACGCTTCTACGAGCGGGTCTTCCGCCTGCCGGAAGAAGTCGATCCGACCGCCCTCGAAGCAACTGTGAAGAACGGTGTTCTGACCGTCACTCTTCCCAAGCGTCAGGAGGCTCAACCGGTTCGCGTCCGGATTAATGCTGGCTGA
- the hemB gene encoding porphobilinogen synthase codes for MTEYPQTRLRRPRQFDWSRRMVRENHLSVDDLIWPVFVCEGTDQQVPIDSMPGVYRNSLDRLESVIGEAAELGIPAIALFPATPSEKKSPEGQEALNESNLICSAIRKIKSLNRDLGIVADVALDPYTTHGQDGLVRDGYVVNDESVHMLCQQAVVQAQAGCDIIAPSDMMDGRIGEIRIALDEAGFEHVQIMSYAAKYASAFYGPFRDAVGSKSNLGSGDKRTYQMDPANTDEALREVELDIAEGADYIMVKPGMPYLDIVRRIHERFHVPTFAYQVSGEYAMIMGAIERGWLDREKSILESLVAFKRAGASGILTYFAVEAARLLREQR; via the coding sequence ATGACAGAATACCCTCAAACCCGTCTCCGACGTCCCCGCCAGTTCGACTGGTCCCGCCGCATGGTTCGGGAGAATCATCTATCCGTGGATGATTTGATCTGGCCCGTGTTCGTCTGTGAAGGGACCGATCAACAGGTGCCGATCGATTCCATGCCAGGTGTTTATCGAAATTCACTCGATCGACTCGAATCCGTCATCGGCGAAGCCGCGGAGCTGGGCATCCCGGCCATCGCTCTGTTTCCCGCGACACCTTCGGAAAAGAAGTCCCCCGAAGGACAGGAAGCACTGAATGAGAGCAACCTGATCTGCAGCGCGATCCGGAAGATCAAGTCGCTGAATCGTGATCTCGGAATCGTCGCCGATGTTGCGCTCGATCCGTACACCACGCATGGCCAGGACGGACTGGTTCGCGATGGCTACGTCGTCAACGATGAATCGGTCCACATGCTCTGCCAGCAGGCGGTCGTTCAGGCTCAGGCCGGCTGCGATATCATTGCGCCTTCCGATATGATGGACGGTCGCATCGGCGAAATTCGGATCGCACTGGACGAAGCGGGATTCGAACACGTTCAGATCATGTCTTACGCCGCCAAGTATGCCTCCGCGTTCTACGGACCATTTCGCGACGCGGTCGGTTCCAAATCCAATCTCGGGTCGGGCGACAAGCGGACTTATCAGATGGATCCGGCCAATACCGACGAAGCCCTTCGCGAGGTCGAACTCGATATCGCCGAGGGAGCCGACTACATCATGGTCAAGCCGGGCATGCCGTATCTCGACATCGTGCGGAGAATCCATGAGCGGTTCCACGTGCCGACGTTCGCTTACCAGGTGAGCGGGGAGTACGCGATGATCATGGGAGCGATCGAACGCGGCTGGCTCGATCGTGAAAAGTCGATCCTGGAGAGCCTCGTCGCCTTCAAACGGGCCGGAGCGTCCGGGATTCTGACCTACTTCGCCGTGGAAGCCGCCCGGCTGCTGCGGGAACAAAGGTAA
- a CDS encoding tetratricopeptide repeat protein, translating to MARHLRTTFRWSFPVVMMLAVLGCQNQDENPKSQTEEKTGSSQARENLERRRICKANLDKVYQILRPSAENMDSEPTSALVILNQWFGSCAEMPDGQLDVSAPAFASLNDEEALGSLNNPSASIADIHYLRDQLLMRQMVTEVVKFSPTDVEKVRAVMEYVRRNLPIDELLIDGRLATAGLLPQETLDQLNPFSIPRALQDVALAGRGLPYDRIWMAASMLRQLNIESLLLTHDADLTLRPEVPALLLIPLESQLVVFCPQLGIEIRPEGDAEAWELATFNADLKNLFAGLDQVTWPEDSPITRMKNADWTTAKVMLPVAPISASPRMEALQLDFVGDMACNLHQSAAIHGDDGLKKSLGSIIGDREIEYWPYPHRMYTGLLDPTDEEARLRQLTVATLLKEVQSIRASQDQNEQTSYRVSMERKMLKARVEQLIARDVEALQTYMRIRLQFRVPGQGAQVELENLMRFLQAEDAHYWSAVAQFETEQYRSAGDTLQNYLERYQQGHWVQSARMLWAEAEAAEGNPQRAIEILQQGELQEDQKVRRELLIQKWKPAN from the coding sequence ATGGCGCGGCACCTTCGAACGACGTTCCGCTGGAGCTTTCCAGTGGTGATGATGCTGGCGGTTCTGGGCTGCCAGAACCAGGATGAGAATCCGAAATCACAGACGGAAGAGAAAACCGGCTCCAGCCAGGCCCGCGAGAATCTGGAACGACGGCGGATCTGTAAGGCCAATCTCGACAAGGTCTATCAGATTCTGCGCCCCAGTGCGGAGAATATGGACAGCGAACCGACCTCGGCTCTGGTCATTCTGAACCAGTGGTTCGGCAGCTGTGCCGAGATGCCGGATGGGCAGCTCGATGTCTCGGCTCCGGCGTTCGCGAGTCTCAACGACGAAGAAGCACTGGGCAGTCTGAATAATCCGTCGGCATCCATAGCTGATATTCACTATCTCCGCGATCAGCTGCTGATGCGGCAGATGGTCACCGAAGTCGTCAAGTTCTCGCCGACCGACGTAGAGAAGGTGCGGGCTGTTATGGAGTACGTGCGGCGGAATCTTCCGATCGACGAGCTCCTCATCGACGGTCGACTTGCCACCGCTGGACTGCTTCCTCAGGAAACGCTCGACCAGCTGAATCCGTTCAGCATTCCCCGGGCTCTTCAGGATGTCGCCCTGGCGGGACGCGGCCTGCCTTACGATCGCATCTGGATGGCGGCTTCGATGTTGCGGCAACTCAATATTGAATCGCTGCTGCTCACCCACGACGCCGATCTGACATTGCGGCCCGAGGTTCCCGCTCTGCTGTTGATTCCGCTCGAATCACAGCTGGTTGTCTTCTGTCCGCAACTCGGCATCGAAATTCGGCCTGAAGGCGACGCCGAAGCCTGGGAGCTGGCCACGTTCAACGCCGATTTGAAGAATCTGTTTGCCGGTCTGGATCAGGTGACCTGGCCGGAAGATTCTCCAATCACGCGGATGAAAAACGCCGACTGGACCACAGCAAAGGTGATGTTGCCAGTCGCGCCGATCTCGGCTTCACCGCGGATGGAAGCGCTTCAACTGGACTTCGTCGGCGACATGGCCTGCAATCTGCACCAGTCTGCGGCCATTCACGGCGACGACGGACTGAAGAAATCGCTGGGATCGATCATCGGTGACCGGGAGATTGAGTACTGGCCGTATCCGCATCGGATGTATACCGGCCTGCTTGATCCGACGGACGAAGAAGCCCGATTGCGACAGTTGACGGTCGCGACGCTGCTCAAGGAAGTCCAGTCGATCCGGGCCAGTCAGGATCAGAATGAACAGACTTCGTATCGGGTGAGCATGGAGCGGAAGATGCTTAAAGCTCGCGTCGAACAACTCATCGCCCGCGATGTCGAAGCGCTTCAGACCTACATGCGGATCCGACTGCAATTCCGGGTGCCGGGGCAGGGGGCTCAGGTCGAGCTCGAGAACCTGATGCGGTTCCTGCAGGCTGAAGATGCTCACTACTGGAGTGCAGTCGCTCAGTTTGAAACGGAGCAGTACCGTTCGGCCGGCGATACGCTGCAGAACTATCTGGAACGGTATCAGCAGGGGCACTGGGTGCAGTCGGCGCGAATGTTGTGGGCCGAAGCGGAAGCCGCCGAAGGGAATCCTCAGCGAGCGATCGAAATCCTTCAACAGGGCGAACTGCAGGAGGACCAGAAAGTCCGCCGGGAACTTCTGATCCAGAAATGGAAGCCGGCAAACTAG